The following nucleotide sequence is from Citrus sinensis cultivar Valencia sweet orange chromosome 6, DVS_A1.0, whole genome shotgun sequence.
ACATGACCGttgtaaatataattaggTAAAAGTTAgtttaatctttatatttgAAGGTTAGTGTCtgtttaatctttatatttttaaaaatacctcaaagcATTCATACCTCAAATACTTCTACTCTACACTCTTAATCACATgattttcactttaatttaaaatataaacgttatcttaaaaaaatttctagctTCTATTTCAAAAATAGAGTCCTAACTTAAACGTTAActcatatcaaaataaataaataaataaataaacattaacTTTTGTTGTTCACAGATCAATTTGAAAGCAAAAGGTTTTGTTGTCGTTGTGAAGATTTTtccctttattttcttctccatAGGGTTATAAGCTACTCCTCTTGGAAATAGCTATGTTGACATTAGCGCCCATAACGGGCTCAACCTGTGCAATGAAAAGAAACTCTTAAAAAGAGTTACACATGACCGttgtaaatataattaggTAAAAGTTAgtttaatctttatatttgGAGGTTAGTGtctatttaatctttatatttttaaaaatacctcaaagcATCCCTACCATTGAATTATTGACACCCTTGCCATTACCTTTTGTTcctttaacttatttttataatatcactttattacaataatgtttcttttttttagacattattaaaataaaaaaaattaaattactagtttaacaccaaaatataaatagaaataaaaaatatatattaatttttgtggaacactcTCCTGaggagttaaaatattaatttttctaaaaaattgataacctaatttttttacaatattaatttttttgaacatACATGagctttcacaaaaattaatatatacctttttgtttttattttgtttttgggtttaattcaaaaatctatttttttattaatatccaaaaaaattactgtaaaagtgtaatattataaaagcaagctaaaaagaataaaaaaaataatggtatgagtgtcaatatttagcaGCAGAGAcattttgaggtattttttaaaatataaaaattaaatgggcATTAAACTCATAATATAGAGAttaaacaagcttttacccAATATAATTAGATTCTAACACTTATAAAGTCCAATGGTTGACTTTTATTTCTCCCATAAGTTTCTATATAAACACATTTATTATgtctaaaataaaatgtgtaaGAAATATGGAAAATACGTCAAacgtattaaaaaatataaatatataattttgttgtaATCTGTTTTTGTGTTCAGGGATCGAAATCgtaagaaattaagaaatacaatttgtttcaattcgAATCAATTAGTATGCAGACAACTctagtattttttaataaccGAAATTACAGAGGTTACGttttgaataaaaacaaaaatctcacATTTGGAGATCAAAATATATGCTTTTGATCATCAATTGTATGttaaatatattcaaatacCAAAAAAACTCGAAGCTTCATACTTTGTACTTGGCCTTTTACCCTTAGACCTGCCACGTTTTTAATGTGGACATACATTCATTATCATGGACCGCAGCGTACAAGCCAAGAACCAAAAGAGGACAAACCGGCCAGCTGGGATGACAAGTGGCAAAATAGGAGCCAAAAACTTTACATTCATTACATTATCACGGTGTCAGTGTGGccaagaatatatatatatatttttaactgGGATTAATTAGTGATGAATAGAGATAGGAGCTGCTTTTTCcgactaattttaaattaaaaaaaaaaatgattggtGGCGGCCGTATGCATTAACAATGAAACGTGGCAGGATATGAGTGCTTAGAAGAATTGACGGAGGTGGTGCCGGTTGGACCATGGGTTGGATGGGCGGTGGTGCTGATAGATGAATGATCATTGGTGATTGGTCGGTGTGTTCATCCACGTCACGACCTCCCAATACACATAATGCATATGATTTGTGGGGCCACACGCCAAACGTGTCATATTATCAGCCATTTATGTgaagttgttttttttctttgggtcaatttaatttaatttaaattaaatttagttcattggTCGGAAAAATATTACGGCATCCATTGGGTGAGCTGCTGCTTTGTTAATTGTTAGTAGTATTTCATGTATATTCCTTCAGTAAGTTAACCGTAATGTTTGAATGATTACAAAATATTCTTGATGAAAGATAGTaccatttaagaaataaacatTGATCGTGAGGAAAATGATCAGAATCATCTTACACTTAAACCCATTAATTCAACTAGTTCATCAACTAATAACAATTGTATTTGTAGTACTTGATTAAATGCATCTTCAttcaactaaaaatttaattaaaaatgcaaGAGTAGGATAAAAGATACACAACTAAATAGTAAATATCTTTTgtgaatatatttaataaaaatttttctcAAGTGTAGgggtctttattttttgtgtgtaAACACACTATTAagtcatattttataatttaataaaattaatacatatatattattaaactatataattttataatgaattGAATATTAATTCTATCAACCTAAATCGCTTAATATAGTATGTTtgcaagaaaaaaatgatgggACATCCAGCTGAGAATTTCTATAAGTAGTAATACataaagtgtaaaataaaattaaagtctTTTATCGATCTTTTGGCCAGCCAAATCATTGAGATCCAGAAAAGCAACCCCAATAATCTAATTTGTGGGGCTAAGAAAGTAGCAAATGAAAGACACCAAAACAATAGCTCGATGGGGCGGCAAAAAACTAAGTTTAATTCATACTCAATCATCTCTTTAAACTCCCCCATAAATACCCTCCACTTTCCTCACTCTTTTTCATCACTTAAATAAATCCACACCTCTCTTATCTCCTattgggaatttttttttttttttaaattctcagTGAAGACCAATCCGTAGCAATGGCCAAGGACATTGAGGTTGGTGGGCAAGGCGAGTTCCATGCTAAGGATTACCATGACCCTCCGCCAGCTCCATTGATCGATGCCGAGGAGCTCACCCAATGGTCATTTTACAGGGCTACTATAGCTGAGTTCATCGCCACGCTCTTGTTTTTGTACATTACTGTGCTGACAGTGATTGGTTACAAAAGCCAGACGGACGCCAACCACGGCGGTGACGGATGTGGTGGTGTTGGCATTCTGGGCATCGCTTGGGCCTTTGGTGGCATGATCTTTGTTCTTGTTTACTGCACTGCTGGTATCTCTGGTAAGTCAGTCTAAAGGCGTTTGATATTTTTTGTTGCTGTGTATATGCACGAATGTAGATTTCTCAAAGGcgtttgatgaaattgtaCGCACAGGTGGACACATTAACCCGGCGGTGACATTTGGGCTGTTCTTGGCGCGGAAGGTGTCACTGGTGCGAGCCGTAATGTACATGGTGGCTCAGTGTTTGGGAGCCATATGTGGCTGCGGGCTCGTTAAGGCTTTCCAGAAGTCTTACTACACAAGATACGGCGGTGGAGCCAATGAGCTCGCTGATGGGTACAGCACTGGCACTGGATTGGGTGCTGAGATCATTGGTACCTTTGTTCTTGTCTACACTGTTTTCTCCGCCACCGATCCCAAGAGAAATGCTAGGGACTCCCATGTTCCTGTAAGTGATCACACTTTCTTATGCTCATCTGATTTAAGAGATAACAGAAACTTTACCAACATCTGGTTGAATGgttgattgattgtttatataTGTTTGAATTGAAAGGTCTTGGCACCATTGCCAATTGGATTTGCTGTGTTCATGGTTCACTTGGCGACAATCCCAGTCACTGGAACTGGCATCAACCCCGCTAGAAGTTTGGGAGCTGCAGTGATTTACAAGAAGGACAAGGCTTGGGATGATCAAGTATGCACCAACCGAATTTGAttctaattttctctctaatcCTGTTTCTTGTTATGCTAatataaagtttatttttttgtatttgttgcaGTGGATCTTCTGGGTTGGCCCCTTCATTGGTGCTGCAATTGCTGCATTTTACCACCAATTCATCCTCAGAGCATCTGCTTCTAAAGCTCTTGGATCCTTCAAAAGCTCCTCcaacatttaattaacttttaaaataattactggAGGATTAATCAATGGCTGTCAAGCGCCTTCGCGACTATGGAATTtgtacattattttatttgcatcAGTATTTAGTAGAGCTGGTGTAGATCCCGCAGCACTTTGTGTGTCTTTTGTTTACCTGCGGGCACTTGTTTTTAGTGTGCCCCAAAAATTGTTATTTGCTTTGCTTTTCTTCCCCTTTTCGACGGCTGTACTCGTggttttatctaaaatttcgATAGTAAGTGCTTTATGGCATACAATTGTGCCGATTAAATAAAAGGAGAGGGTAATTCCCTTAAGATACAACATAGTTTAtcttgtttattatttatttttctgagaATTACTCGTAACATCTTATTTTACCTAGTAGGTTGGTTGATCACAAACTTCATTGATGTAAGTTAAAGATTGAACTATATAAATTTGATGTGTTATTTAGATTTATGTAGATTTTACTtttatggtgtgtttactaattgggaatgagaataagaataaggaaatagaaattaatgaTGTGTTTAATTCCTTAAATGAGGGGTGGAATGAGAATTACCTAAAATTAGGAATGATTATTAGAGTTCTCATTCCCACCTCCCCATGGGGAGGTGGGAATGAGAATCTCATTTCTAAAGTGACCATATTACCCCTACTTAAATCttgaaatttctattttatcattccttatattattattattatagtaattttattattaatattagttataatgattaataataataattattattattttgataattgtaattattattattattattataaattttaatattcataattaattactattatcaatataaaaattattattataataataattattacaattatcaaaataataataataataattattattattattataaataatgacaataatcaaTTAAGGTCAGTTTAGTAACTTATAACAATCTATTCCGATtccaagataaagtaaacatatcAATGACAATACAACTCGTTTCGATTTTAATTCCCACAGCTAAAGTAAACAGTTTATTCTGATTCCCATTCTCAATTCCGATTCCAGCCCATTTCAATTCCACTTCATTCTGATTCTACCCTATTCCAATTACTAAttagtaaacacaccattattTTAGTTCTAGAGGAATATATTATGTTTGGGTCTTGAGCCCTCCAAGTTGTTTCGAAGCTTTCTTGCACTTTTTGTTAGCTCCATAAAGCTCCTTTGACCTCAATGAGCTCTTTATGATATCCTATTGAGACTCCTTTAAGCTTGTCTAAGCTCTATGATCACTCTTTAATCCCTTGAGCTTCCTTTTGAGCTCCGTTGAGTTCTCTAAATTAGCCCTTTAGAGCTTTGTAGAGTACACAATTAACATGCACTAGAACGATAAGCGATTTATCCATTGTTCCTCTAGACTCcacaaattttaatacactAGGAAATAAAACCGCACTTCGTGcggctttaaaaaaagaatttaataatatttttttattactttacacttgataaaactgataaaaaatataaattgatattttttaaagatgacgcagccttataaaactaatgttatttatgaaagttaattatttttttgttaactttaaaaatatatattaatgtgtatagttaagtgtacacaactttttcatcaataaaaatta
It contains:
- the LOC102609769 gene encoding aquaporin PIP2-2-like — protein: MAKDIEVGGQGEFHAKDYHDPPPAPLIDAEELTQWSFYRATIAEFIATLLFLYITVLTVIGYKSQTDANHGGDGCGGVGILGIAWAFGGMIFVLVYCTAGISGGHINPAVTFGLFLARKVSLVRAVMYMVAQCLGAICGCGLVKAFQKSYYTRYGGGANELADGYSTGTGLGAEIIGTFVLVYTVFSATDPKRNARDSHVPVLAPLPIGFAVFMVHLATIPVTGTGINPARSLGAAVIYKKDKAWDDQWIFWVGPFIGAAIAAFYHQFILRASASKALGSFKSSSNI